The Candidatus Eisenbacteria bacterium region TATGACCCTGACGATGAAGGAAAGGCGGCCGTTGATGTCAGTCTGAACGATCCAAATAGCATCGCGTTCGGACCCGACGGCTCGCTGTATATCCTGGATACGGACACCTACGGCAGCTTCAACTACCAGCAGCGCGTGCGCCGAGTAGACCTTGCGGGTCACATCACTACTGTCGTCGGTGATGGCCACGCCGTGACCTCCGGCGGGTATGGCGACGGCGGGCCTGCCCTTGCCGCGCGACTCTGTGATCCACGCGGCCTCGCCGTGGGGCCGAACGGCGCCATCTACATCGGTGAGGCGAGCGGAAGCAGGCGCGTACGCCGCGTGGGCACCAACGGGATCATTCGCACCTTTGCCGGAACAGGACAGTTGAGCACACAGGATCTCGAAGGTCGGGCCACGACCGTCGGACTTCGAGACATCTGGGACGTAGTCGTTGACCGGGACGGTGTCCTCTATGTCGCGGACGGAGAACGCGTGAAGAAGGTGACGCCGGACGGCCAGCTCACGAATGTCACGGGCACCAGCGTGAACTTCCGGCCGTATTCACTTACCGTCGCACCCGATGGTGGACTCTTGATTGTTAGCAGTGCGCCGGAGGCACGGTTGTACCGCCGGGATGCCGACGGCACAATGGTGCCAGTCGCAGGCATTGGAGCATCGGGGACACGGGTTTGGAGCGAAATTGTCCCCGCTGCGGGCGCCCCGCTGCACATCTCGATCGGGCGCGGCGTGGCGGTCGGCGGCGACGGCGGCATCTGGGTGGGTGAGGACAACGTAGTCTCGCGCATCGCGACCATTCTGCCCACGAAGACGCTCGGCGAGTTCATGGTGCCCTCCGAAGACGGTCGGGAGAGCTACGTCTTCAGCTCCCGGGGCCGCCACCTGCGGACCGTTGATGCTATGACGGGTGCGGACCTGCTGACCTTCATGTACGATGGGCAGGGACGGCTCTGGAAACTGACCGACGCGGACAACAATCAGACCGTCATTACGCGGCCAAGTGCCTCCCTGACGGTCATCTGCGGCCCGTTTGGGGTGTGCGACAGTCTCTACTTGGAAGATGGCCTGCTGAGCCGTGTCGCCAACCCGAACGGCGAGGGCGTCCGACTTCTCTACAATGATCCCGACAGCGGACTGCTGACCGACTTCTACGATGCGAAGGATCAGCGGCACTGGTTCGAGTACGACAACGAAGGTCGCCTGGACAAGGACCACGACCCCGCCTCCGGCGTGCAGACGCTGACGGCCAGCGAAGCCGGCCCGACGCGCACGGTGGAAGTGGAGACGGCCTTGGGACGGACCACGACCTACGTGGCCCGGCAATCGTTCGATGGGTATTTCCGGAAGTCCGTCGAGGATCCCTCGGGCTTCAAGTCGTTCTACGTGGATACGGTTGACGATCGTGGCCAATGGATCGCTGGGGTTTCTTCGGCCGGGGATTCCGTGCGCGGGCGTCCCAGGCCGGAGCCCCGCTTTGGCATGTTCGCGCCGATCGACACCGGGATGACGGTCGTGCTTCCCAACGGGCTCAAGCACCGGATCGGCCTCACCCGGCCGTACAGCCGGACCTCCTTCGACCCGCCGGGCGCGACCGGCGGCACATGGCAGGAGAACGTCTCGATCAACTCGAACGGGACGTGGCAGACAACCTTCGCGCTGAGCGCCGGGACGGGCACGTGGCAGACGACCTCTCCCGAAGGGCGGTCCGTGACAACCACGGTGGATGAGTCCGGCCGCCCGCTGACCGTCGCGATCCCCGGTCTGAGTACCGTCACGCTGGGCTACGACGCGGCGGGCCGCCTCGAGGACGTGACGCAGGGCGCGAGGCTCTGGCACTACGACTACGACGACTCCGGCCGTGTCTTCCGGGCGATCAGCCCCAAGCCGGATACGGTACTGTTCGGCTACGACGCCGCCGGAAGGCTCCTCCGGCAGGACCTGCCGGGAGGACGCGTCGTTGGCTTCGGCTACGACGCCAATGGGAACGTGACGGCCCTGCGACCGCCTGGCAGCGAACTGCATGAGTTCGACTACTCGGGAGTGGACCAGACGACGCTCTACCGGGCTCCCGACACCGGCTCAGGCGATCGCGAAACGCAATACGGCTACAACTTCGACCACCAGCTCGAGACGATCACCCAGCCCGGGGACGTGACCGTCGAGCTCGACTACGACGCCGGCGGCCGGCTCTGGCACGTCACCCAGCCGCGTGGAACAAGCACACTAGCCTACTCCCCGTCGACCGGGCAGCTCGCGAGCCTGACGAGCGCGGATTCACTTACCACGGTTGCCTTCGGCTACAACGGGTCGCTGCCAACGAGCGAGACCTGGTCGGGGGCAGTCGAGGGCAACGTGGCCCTGGATTGGAACCCGGACCTCCAGCCTCGCCTGCAGACGGTGACGGCGGGCGGTTCTACCGATACGGCCGGCTTCGCGTACGACCGGGACGGTCTGCTGAGGCGGGCCGGCGCGCTTGGGGTCTTTCCGCGGAGCACGAACGGCCTGCCGGACAGCACCCAGGCGGGAGTGGTGGTCAGCCGGCAGGACTACGATGGCTATGGCGACCTTGTGAACCTGCGGTATCGCACGGGAGCGAGTGTGCTCTTGCAGCAGAGCGTGCAGCGTGACGCCCTCGGCCGAATCGAGCAACTGGACGATGTGGCCGTGGATTCGAGCCGCACGTGGGAGTACGGCTACGACATCGCCGGCCGGCTCGAGCAAGTGTGGCGGAGCGGGCTGCTCGTCCAGCGGATCTGGTACGACGCGAACGGCAATCCCGACTCGGTGCAGGGCCCCGGGGGGGCCGGCGACAGGATCACGACAGATGTTGACGCGCAGGACCGCCTGCTCCGCCTCGGCGATACGGGCTACATGTACACACTGAACGGCGAACTGTCCATGAAGGTCGCCGGTACCGACACCACGCGCTACACGTACGACGCTCTCGGCAACCTTGTGACAGTCGTCTTGCCCTCGGGCCAGCGGATTGACTACCTGATCGACGGTCGCAACCGCCGCGTGGCGCGCAAGATCGACGGGGTGATGGAGCGGCAGTGGCTGTACGAGAACGGCGTGAGCCCGGTCGCCGAGCTGGACGGCGACGGGAAGCTGCTCTGGCGGTTCGTCTACGGCACCCGGGCCCACGTCCCGGACCTGGCGATGCGCGGGGATACTGCATACCGGGTTGTGAGCGATCACCTAGGGAGCGTGCGGGCACTCGTGCGGGCCAGCGACGGGGCGGTGCGCGCCTGGTGGAACTACGACGCCTGGGGGAACGTTCTCACCAGCAGCGGACCGGGGCCGTGCCTGGGGTTCGCGGGTGGGCTCACCGACTCGCTGACCGGCTTGGTGCGGTTCGGGGCGCGGGACTACGACCCGGTTGCGGGGAGATGGACAGCGAAGGACCCGATTGGATTCGCGGGTAATGACGACAACATGTATGCCTACTCGGCAAATGACCCATTGGACTGGGCAGACCCAAGTGGCACTGACGCGATCATCGTCAACTATGTCGGCTATCCAATACACGTTGGGCCGACAGTGCTACCACTCGGTCACGCCGGCGTGATCGCCGTGGACCCAGCAACTGGGCACACCGAGTACTATGAGTTTGGACGATACAACAACTCTTCGGGGGAGGTTGAGCGGAGAACCATCCCCGATCTGAAGTTCCACAATGGTGCGCCGACTCAGGAATCGCTGGACGCGCTTGCGAAGGCTCTGTCCGAAGGGCTCGGGAAGGGGCACCCGGCACAGTTGGACTACCGCGCTGATACCGACTATCAAGCTGTCCTCGAGTATGTGCGCAAGCGGAAGGCCAACCCGCCGACATGGTGGTGGCCAGGCTACACATGCAAGGTCTTCGCGAGAGAGGCTGGTAACGCGAAGAAGGAGAAGAAGCAATGATCCGGACTCGGCTGCGCGTCCCAGTACTGCTCCTGTTGGCGGTTGCCGCCATTGTTACCGTGGGCGTGGCGTACGCGCTCTTGGATTCTGGGTCTAGACTCTCGGATGTTGAACGAGAGCGGGACTATCAGCGAGCGGCTGCGCAGAATGTCGAACGCCTACTGTATGCGGTTCAAGACTCGACACTAAGGTCGCTAGCAGCGCGGAATGGGCCGAAGGGAAAGAACATGTTTGTCTACGGTGTGGTGGAGGTGCGTGTCGACTCGACGTGGACCCGAGTGATCAGCGTGCGCTGGTAAGAAGCGGCACGCCCGCCTCGCTCCCTGCTAGTCACCCCGGCTCGCCTAGGGGATTTGGTACGACATCGACGGCCGCAACCGCCGCATGGCAAGATCGACGGGGTGATGGAGCGACAGTGGCTGTACCAGGATAGTGTGAGCCCGGTCGCCGAGCTAGACGGTGACGGTGAGTTGCTCTGGCGGTTCGTCTACAGCACTCGCGGGAACGTCCCGGACCTGGCGATGCGCGGGGACACCGTCTACCGGGTCGTGAGCGACCATCTCGGCAGCATCCTGGCGCTCGTCCGAGCCAGCGACGGCGCGGTGCGCGCGTGGTGGAACTTCGACGCGTGGGGCAACGTCCTCACCAGCAGCGGACCGGGGCCATGCTTGGGATTCGCGGGAGGGCTGCCGGATTCGCTGACCGGCTTGATGAAGTTTGGGGCGCGCGACTATGATCCCAGTCTTGGGCGCTGGACGACAAAGGACCCCCTCCGCTTCGAGGGTGGAATAAACTTGTATGCCTACTGCGCAGGCGGGCCGGTCGACCTGCAGGATCCTAGTGGCCGCTTCCCGTTTGTGGGAGAGACGTGGCTTGATGCCATTGGCAAGTACACCTCCGGCAAGGGCGGGTCACACCAGGTCCCATTTTCTGAAGTTGACAAGCGGAAGTACCAACCCAGCTCGTTCCCTGGCTTCAATGAAGCCAAGAAGGTGCTTGCCCCCGGCCAGTCAACGAATGTCGACACGGAACTGCATGAACGCATAGGTACTCTGCGAAGCCTCATAAGACCGTATGGCCGCGTGAGGTATCGACTCACAGGTTGCCTCATGCGTGGAGCTGACGGAACGTACTATTTTGCGGGATATGTCGATGTGCTGGACGATGTGTGGGACTTCAACGTCGGAGACGGTCGTGACATACCAGGTGAGATTGCGACATGGATCGGCAGTCACCTGCCTGGAGAGCCGTTCAGCTACCGCTTCAAGGGCCATCGGCCGGTTGAATACCATGGCTTCTAGTCAGGCGGGGCCACGACTGCTTTGGTGGATCGCATGCTTCTTGGTCGCCATTCAAGGGTGTTCGGCAAGGCACGACGCTCGTTGGAAATGGAGTCAGCCCCAGGAGGACGTGCTTTGCAGTGCTTTGCTGCATGATGGGGCTGGGCTCCGAGGGGTCGTGGGACGAGGGTGGACGGCCGAGGTGTACTACGCGGAGCGGCCTATGCGGCTCAATGATGGAACGCCGCGGCCGGACGGGGCAGCGAGCGTAGCGAAACTGACAGCAGAAAGTGATATTGTGGACCTTTTGACCGCGTTTCGAAGCGGTCCCGATACCAGTACGGTGAGCCCATTGGAGCGTGTCAATACTCGATGGGTTGTGTGCGTCTACGATTCGGTTGCGAGAACATATGCACGGCTAACAACTGCGTCCCCAGATTCGCTCGGGCATGCTTGGCGAATAGTGCCGGGGAGTGGCGCTGGCTCATGGCCAGCCCCGTTCGCCCGAGCATATTTGTTGCAGCTCAGTGGTGAACGACCAAGATAGGAATGATCATACTCGCGCCCACGGACTTGGGGGTGCGCGGAGACACCGTCTACCGGGTGGTGAGCGACCATCTGGGCAGCGTGCGGGCGCTCGTGCGGGCCAGTGACGGCCTGGTGCGCGCGTGATGGAACTTCGACGCGTGGGGGAACATCCTGAACAGCAGCGGACCGGGGCCGTGCCTGGGATTCGCGGGTGGGCTCACCGATTCGCTGACGGGGCTCGTGCGGTTCGGGGCTAGGGACTGACCTGCTCCCCAACGCTGCCACGGTTCAAGATGCCAGCCTTTGCGTGTTGAGGGTCTCAGTGTAACGCCGGGCGAACTCGCTCGGCGTCTTGTTGTCGAGGGCACTGTGCGGCCTGACTTCGTTGAAGTCCTGCCGGTAGGCATCGATCGCGTCGCGAGCCTCCGCGATGCTCCGCCACCAGTGCTGGTTCAGCAGCTCGTCCCGCATCCGGCCGTTGTAGCTCTCCATCACCGCGTTCTGGATCGGCTTGCCAGGTTGGATGAACTCCAGCGCGACCTTGTGCTCGTACGCCCACGCATCGAGTCGTGTGCTGCGAAACTCGGGCCCGTTGTCGAGGACGATGCGCGCCGGGTAGCCGCGCTCGAGCGCGATCTCCTCGAGCACCCCGATCACTCGCACCGCCGGCAGGCTCGTGTCGACCTCGCTCGCCAGCCCCTCGCGCGGGAGCACGTCCACCACGTTGAACACCCGGTAGCGCCGCCCGCTCGCGAGCGAGTCCGACATGAAGTCCATCGCCCAGCACTCGTTCACCCGCTGCGGCGTCACCAGCGGCTGCCGCGGCACCGAAACGCGCTTGTGCTTGCGACGGCGCACCGCCAGGCCTTCCTCGCGGTAGAGCCGGTACGTGCGCTTGATGTTCACCCGCACCCCTTCCCTTCGCAGCAGCAGGTGCAACCGCCGGTAGCCCCAGCGCACGCGCTCGAGCGCCAGCTCGCACAGCCGCTGCCGCAGCCCTTCCTGTGGAGGACGGCGTGAACGGTAGCGTTGGCTCGACAGCGGCACGCCCAGCGCGCTGCAGGCGCGGCGTTCCGACACTCCGGCATGGCGAGTCCTGGCCTCTGCGACGGCGGCGCGCCGGGCCGCGGCCGTCGTCAGTCTTTTCCCAGTGCCTCCCGCAGCAGCTGCAGGTCCAGCGTCTGGTTCGCCACGATCTGCTTCAGGCGGCGGTTCTCGTCCTCGAGCGCCTTCAGGCGCTTGGCGTCGCTCACGTCCATGCCGGCGAACTTCACCTTCCAGCGGTAATAGGTCTTCGGCGCGACGCCGTGACGCCGGATCACCTCGCCGACCGAGCCGGCGTCCGCTTCCTTCACGATCGCGATGATCTGCTCTTCGGTATAGCGCTTCCCGTTGCCTGCCATGTGTCCTCCGTTGCCGTCGAGGCTAGCAGAGGACTGGTATCTCAGGCTGCGTCAGCTTCCGGGGGGCAGGTCAAGCTGTTGTCCCGATCCTCGGAAGATGAACCCGCTCCACTGGAAGGCGACCACGCTTCGGAGGCTTCCTCCGCACATTACGGGAATCGTCGACGATCATCTTGAACTTCCAGAAGCGCCGGGACCTAACTACCCGGGAGTGGTCTTCGCTTTGGGTCAGCACGGCACAGGAAGCGTACGGCCTATCCAATGCCCTACGTGGAGCGATGTGGTGAGAGAGTTGGTGGCACGAGGTTGACTCAGCCGCACCGCAGGCTGCGCTCCACGGAGGCGCCGAAGCCATGTCTGCCGCCGGCCGAATACGATGTTGCAAGTCGATCTGCTAATCGCGAGAGTGCGCGGGAACGTCCGGTCTCGTGTGCGAGATGTGCTGCCCACTCTCCCAGCGCCGAGAGGTCGTCCGTGTACGGCGCGACAATGCCATGTCTGCCGCCGTCGATGGCTTCGACCAGTCCCGAGATGTCAGGGACAATCGGCAGTGCGCCGCAGGCGACAGCTTCGATGGCAGCGAGTCCGAGGAGTTCACCGTGACTCGGAATCACTGCGAGACGGGAAGTAGCGAAGAGGTGCCGAAGCACCAAGCGCGGAAAGGGCTGAGGGGGGATCGCGATGCGAACTCGGCCGGCGAGTCCCTGATGCGCCTGTCCTACGACGCGCGAGTAGTGCCGGTAGCGGGCGGCCACTCCGCCAGTGATGATCGTGCGCCAGTCCCGGAGCAAGTCGCAGTGCGCCCCCAGCGATGTGATCAGCTCAAACGTACCTTTGCGCGGCGCAACGCGGGTGGGCACCACAATCGTCTTACCACGAGCGTGGAGCGGCAACGGCCTGCTGGACCGACCCACCCTCCAGGGCAGTATCCGATCGATTCGCCTGTTGCTGATGCCTACCCGCGCCAGGACGAGCTGATGGGTAGAGCTAATGCTCCAGGTTCTCGCACCCAAGCTCAGAATCCCATTGCACTCCCTGAGCACGGCTTCATTGGCCTGCCACCGCGGTTGCCGGTCGTGCGGAGTTTCGAAGAATACTATTCTGCGTGCGTGCGATAGTGGCCTCGGCAGGTGCTCAGCGATCTGTGATGCGGCGGCACCGAAGGTGACGAGGAGATCCGGACTAGGAAAAGCCCTGCGTCGCTCGTAGAATTGCAGCTCTTTGGCCGCTTGCTCCGCCGCAGAAGCCGGAAGCAACTGGTTGTACTCAAGCCATCCCGTATCCGCTGCCGAGCTACCGGGTTCTTTCAAGGACATGAACCGCGAGACCCAGCGCGCGAAGGCCCCGTGGTCGCGCATCGTGGCGCACAGTCGGCGGACGAACGTCTCGGCTCCTCCGCTGACAAGATGATTGCCGGGTGCGATAATCAGCAGGGAGCGCATGCTGCCATGTCTCCACCGCCCAGACAGGGCTGCTTCAGGTTGACGAGAGGTATTGGACCATGAATGGCGAGATTGCTCTGCAGAATCTCTCGGACACCTTCAAGACGGCTGCCGACCGACTGGCGCGTGCAAGACAGCAGCTCGATGAGGGGGTGCATGATGGAACGGCGGCCCTCTCGTCCGATGCCATTGAGCTGATGTGCGCGAAACTAACCGGGTTGAGGAGGAATCGAGGCGAGCGGACGGAGGAGTTCTACTCCAGACGGTGGCGGTACACTATCGAACACTACGGACTCTCGAATACGCTTTTCGAGAAGTTCAGGCTCATGCACAATAACAGATTAAAGGACCGGTTCCAGGAGGAGCGCACGGGCGGGCCGAAGAAGCCGCTGAACGAATGGGAAGGAATCGCGAGCGTCGACTGCGGGTATGAGCTGCTCTTGGCAATGGCTGAGGCCCTCGGACCTGCGTATCTCACGGATGTAGCGGAGCGACTCCGCGAGGGTGAGCGAGCGAGTGCACGTGTCTTGCTCCTCAATGAGCTGGAGCACCGTGTCAACTGGGGATTGTACGGGCCCGACCTTGATGATCTTCTGCGTGATGCAGACCGCACCTTCAGAGGCCGGCGCGACTCAGACCGGGCTCTGCGGTTGTGGGCCCGCGTTACGACCCTGAAGGCGCATCGTGCTATGAATCTCGGCCAGTGCTTCGGCCCTCAAGGCGCCATCAGCAAGGCCAGAGAGGCCCGGGCCGTGTGGACCCGTCTGAATGACCCATCGAACCTGATTTATTCGCTCGACATCGAGAGTGTCGCTCTGCGGATGATTGGGCGTGGCCGAGAAGCCCTGCACTGCGTCGAGCGTGCGCGCGCCATCGTTGCAGACATCGCGTGGCAGCAGCCCTACGTTGAATCGGAGATGGCCTCGGTCCTCGTGGCGATTGGCGAGCCGGCAGAGGCCCTGAAGATCCTCGAGGCAGAGTTCCACCGCGCCGAAGAGGCCGGAGATGGCGTGGCTGTCGGTCGCGCGCTTCAGCAGATCGGGATCGCCCTGGCAGACCTAGGCGACTGGGACAGGGCCGAGGACCACCTCTTGACAGGCGAGGCTAGAATCCCCTATGATTATGTGATTACGCGAGTTATGGGCAGAAATGCACTTGTGAAGGTATACGCCACGTCCGGTCGGCGCAACGAGGCGCAAGAGCAAGCCGAATTCGTCTTGGGAATAGCCCAGGAGAAAGGGTTTGGCAACGAACTCCGCGGCCTTCAACGGACCATGCGTGATCATCCGGACGTGTTCTGATCCGGGACAACCGACGAGGGAGGGGATGAAATGATGGGCTGCTCGCAGTCACTCCGCGTTCTTTCATTCCCACAAGACTCACCGCAAATCCTGAAAACTTCGCACGACCGGGCCGGTTCAGGGTCATCATCCGGCGGGTCCACTGGGCCGAGGCGCTAGCTCACGTGTGGGGTTGCTGGGAGCCCGACTGCAAGATGATGAAGATTCGGCTCGGCCGCCTGCTCGATCAGAACTCCACACTCGTCATGGTAGCGATCCAGGAACTGATCGATTGCCGGGCGGGGTTCCGGCGCTAGATTTTCCTCTTGACGAGAACCGACTGAGCCTCTATTGTTCGCGACGTCAGGGCTGTCCCGCGCGAAGGCGCGAGGCAGCCCTTTTTCCTTTCATGAGGAGGATCACTAGGCATCGGCCGAGATCGTGTTCTGGACCAGCTGGCCAGGTTCCATGCCGCTACGCGTCGGTTGACGCGTGGTCGTGCCGGAGGAGCCGGCGAGCTATCCCGAAGACGAGCCTCCGCTTCAGCGGGGCAGTCCTGACACGGGGCGTTCCGACCGGCTCCACTCTCCGTCATCTGGGAGGAGCCATGACTACGAAGCCCGGGTACGACGGTCTCGGCCCAATGAAGCCCTCACCGGCACTACTCGTTCCTCGCCGGGACGGTTCTGTCGAAGTGCGGTCACCGAATCTGCGGCGGTTGCTTGCTGTGATCACGGTTGAGGGCGCCCTCATCATCAAGCGCGGCGACGAGTTGGTGATCGTGGAGGTGCCGACGAACTAGTCGCCCTCGTCAGGCGAACTGATGCACGAATTACGCAACCTTGAGCTAGACCGAGGCGCCAGCGCTCGACGCGACAGCCCCAACGCAATGCGGTGGGGCGTTTTCATCGCTCGCCGACGAGTGACTGGGGGTCCTGAGATGCCGAGAGCAGTCGACCAATTAGCACGGAGCCTGAAGCCACATGCGCTCGTGCGCGTCACTGTCCCTTCGCGTGATCGCTCTCACCGGTCTGTCTCGTCGGAGCGCATCCTGCGCGAGATCGAAGCGACGCTCCTCGCCGTTGCCTCGGGAACGACCACGTTCCGGGGGCAAGGAACATGGCTCAATGGCGGCTCTCAACCGGTTCGCGAGAGGATCCTCGTCGTCGAGTCATACATGCCGGCGGCGTTGGACCGAAGGAAATCGAGAAGGGTTGCGGAGCAACTTTTGCAGATCGCTCATCGAGCAAGACAGGACGCCCTCTTCGTCGTAGCCGGTGGGCAGCCGATTCTGCTCCCCGGCCACTGATCCGGGAGACTCCTGCCCGACGCAAGGAGGTTACGGCGCAAGTCCGCCTTCGCCAGGCGGAGGCGAGTCCACGTTAGAACCACGACCGAGGCGCCAGCGCTCGACGCGACAGCCCTTACCGATGGCGGTGAGGGCCTTTTCGTTGCCTCCCGCGAGGTATCGCAATGACCGCGACGAACAGTTCGCTGGTGCGTGGCGACGACCGGGACTTCGTCCCGGCCGGCACGTTCCACTAGCCGGCGC contains the following coding sequences:
- a CDS encoding glycosyltransferase family 4 protein — encoded protein: MRSLLIIAPGNHLVSGGAETFVRRLCATMRDHGAFARWVSRFMSLKEPGSSAADTGWLEYNQLLPASAAEQAAKELQFYERRRAFPSPDLLVTFGAAASQIAEHLPRPLSHARRIVFFETPHDRQPRWQANEAVLRECNGILSLGARTWSISSTHQLVLARVGISNRRIDRILPWRVGRSSRPLPLHARGKTIVVPTRVAPRKGTFELITSLGAHCDLLRDWRTIITGGVAARYRHYSRVVGQAHQGLAGRVRIAIPPQPFPRLVLRHLFATSRLAVIPSHGELLGLAAIEAVACGALPIVPDISGLVEAIDGGRHGIVAPYTDDLSALGEWAAHLAHETGRSRALSRLADRLATSYSAGGRHGFGASVERSLRCG
- a CDS encoding tetratricopeptide repeat protein, with the protein product MNGEIALQNLSDTFKTAADRLARARQQLDEGVHDGTAALSSDAIELMCAKLTGLRRNRGERTEEFYSRRWRYTIEHYGLSNTLFEKFRLMHNNRLKDRFQEERTGGPKKPLNEWEGIASVDCGYELLLAMAEALGPAYLTDVAERLREGERASARVLLLNELEHRVNWGLYGPDLDDLLRDADRTFRGRRDSDRALRLWARVTTLKAHRAMNLGQCFGPQGAISKAREARAVWTRLNDPSNLIYSLDIESVALRMIGRGREALHCVERARAIVADIAWQQPYVESEMASVLVAIGEPAEALKILEAEFHRAEEAGDGVAVGRALQQIGIALADLGDWDRAEDHLLTGEARIPYDYVITRVMGRNALVKVYATSGRRNEAQEQAEFVLGIAQEKGFGNELRGLQRTMRDHPDVF